GAGCGACGCCCAGGCCGGCGCGCTGGCACAGGCCATCGCGCGCGAGTATCCGCAGCGCACCGGCCGCGAGCCGAAGGTCTATGCGTGTGTGGCGAGCGACGGCGCAAGCTGGAGGGCGCTATGAGATTCCTGATCACCGGTGGATCGGGCTTCTTGGGCATCAACCTGACGCGCTATCTACTGAACAAGGCGCACGAGGTGATCTGCTACGACATCGCGGACTTCGACTATCCGGAGCGCGACCGCATCACCTTCATCCAGGCGGACATTCGCGACCGCGCTGCGCTGGACCGCGCCATGTCCGGCGTGAACATCGTCGTGCATACCGCTGCGGCGCTGCCCCTCTATTCCAAAGAGGACATCTACACTACCGACATCGTCGGCACGCGCAACGTGGTGGATGCGGCCTATCAGGCCAGCGTGGAGCGGCTCATTCACATCTCCTCGACTGCGGTCTACGGCATTCCGGATCATCACCCGCTCTGCGAGGATGACAAGCTGCAAGGCGTCGGCCCATACGGCGAAGCCAAGATCGAGGCCGAGCGCATCTGTCTGGAGTATCGCGAGAAGGGTATGTGCATCCCGATTATCCGCCCCAAGTCGTTCATCGGTCCGGAGCGCTTGGGCGTGTTTGCCTTGCTCTACGACTGGGCACGCGATGGGCGCAGCTTCCCCGTGCTCGGCAACGGCAAGAATCGCTACCAATACCTCGACGTGGAGGATCTGTGCGACGCGATCTACCTGTGCTGCACCCTGCCCTGTGAGAAGACCAACGACACGTTCAACATCGGCGCTAAGGAGTTCGGCACGGTGGCCGAGGACTTTCAAGCCGTGCTCGACTACGCCGGCCACGGCAAGAAAGTCAAGCCCTTTCCGGCCGAGCCGATGATCTGGGGTCTGCGCGTGCTGGAGGCGTTCAAGCTCTCGCCGTTGTATAAGTGGGTGTACGAGACGATCGCCAAAGACTCGTTCGTGTCCATTGAGAAAGCGGAGCGCGTGCTCGGCTTCAAGCCGAAGTACTCCAACAAGGATGCGCTGCTCAGGAACTACCGATGGTATCTGGATAACTACGAGAAGTTCGCTAACAAATCGGGGGTCTCGCACCGCGTGCCGTGGAAGCAAGGGGCGCTGGGAATCATCAAACGGTTCTTCTGATGGCTCGGACTCCGGCAGCGGCTACGCTTCGACCATGGGGTAACGCGCAGTTCGCCGTTCGTCCCGATCGCCCTTGCGGTCGCTGCCGGCATCTGGCTGGCGTCGCAGTTTCCGATGCCGGCCTGGTTGCCGGCGTTGGCGCTCGGCGTCGGCCTGTTGGCGGCGTTCGGTGCCTGGCAGCTGCGAAGCGCTCCTGAGGTCATCGGGGTGGCAGCATTTTGCGCGTTGGTCGCGTTCGGCGCGCTGCGATACACCCTGAGCGCGCCGCTACCTGCTCCGAATTCGATTGCGCGCTATAACGGTCAGCGCGTGACGCTGGAAGGCGTCATCGTCGCCGAGCCGGACGTGCGGCCGACACACACGAATTTGCGCGTGCAGCCGAAGCACGTGGTCGGCGCAACCGGCCGCGACGATTCGCTCGGCGACTTGGTGCTCATCCGCATGCCTGCCGCACCCGGCGCGATGCGCTGGCGGTATGGCGAGGTCGTGCGCGCCGATGGCCTGCTCGACGCGCCGCCGCGCATGAGCACATTCGATTATCGCGAGTATCTCGCCCGGCAGGGCGTGTTCTCGTTGATGTCGCGGCCACGCAGCCTGGCGCGCATCGGTGAAGGCTATGGCAACCCGGTCTTCGCCCGTTTGCTCGACGTAAAGGATGCGGTGCGCCAAACCGTCCGGCGGATGCTGCCCAAGCCGGAATCGGCGCTGCTAAACGGCATCTTGATCGGCGATGACAAAGATATTCCCGAAGACATACACGAGGCATTCCGGCGCACCGGTACGTCGCACATCGTCGCCATCTCCGGCTTCAACGTCAGCGTCGTCATTGCGCTGGTGATCCCGCTGCTCGGCCGGCTACTCAACCCGCGTCGGGCGGCGCTGTTTGCCATTCCCGCGATCGCGTTGTATGCGGTCTTCGTCGGCGCGTCGGCCTCGGTGGTGCGCGCCGCCGTCATGGCCGGTATCGGGTTGTTCGGCGCGTTGTTCTGGCGCAAAGGGTTCACGTTGAACACGCTGTGCACAGCAGCGTGCCTGATGCTCGTCGCCAACCCGCATACGCTGTTCGACCTCGGCTTTCAACTCAGCTTCATGGCGACGCTGGGGCTGGTGCTCTATGCCGATCGTCTGTCTAGGCCGGTGCGGGCGTGGGTGCAATCGCGCCTGCGCAACGATCATGCGCAGAAAGCGACGATGCTCATCCTGGATGGCGCGCTGGTGACGCTGGCGGCGCAACTGACAACGTTGCCGCTCATCCTCGTGACCTACAGCCAGTTCTCGAACATCGCCTTGCTGGCCAACGTGCTTATCCTGCCCTTGCAACCGCCGATCATGATCCTCGGCGGGCTCGCCGCGTTCGTCGCGCTCTTCACCCCGCACGCAATCGGCGCGCTCGTGGCGCTGCCGGCCTATGCTTTCCTTACCGCCACCATTCGCATCATTCAATGGCTGAGCGGGTTCACGGCGGCAGTAGTTCCGGTATATGGCTTCGGCCCGCCGGCGGTGCTGGCATATTATCTCGTCTTGCTGGCGCTCACCACCCTTGCGCTGCAGCCGGCTTCCGAACGGCGCGCCATCGCCGGCCTGATCCGTTCGAACATCAAGACGACGGCAATCTTGGGCATCGCGTTCGTCGCCATCGTGCTGGGTAGCGTGTATTGGTTCCAACGCCCGGACGGCAAACTGCATGTGATCTTCATAGGCAGCAGCGCCGTCATCCAGTCGCCATCGGGCAAACAGGTCGTGTTCGCTGGCGGCGGCGATGTGGCTGCGCTCCTCGATCGCGTTGCGCCGGTCTGGGATCGCGAGGTCGAGCTGTTGATTGTGCCGCAGCGCAGCGAGCGCAGTCGCAGCGATGCGCTTCCGTTGCTTCATCGCTATCGTATCGGGACGCTCCTCATGCCCGGCGGCGACGAAGCGGAGGGTGAATCGTTGGCCGAATGGCAGCGTGCCCTTGCGTCGAACGTCGCACGCGTGATGACGGCTTCACCGGGCATGTCGCTCACGCTGGATGCGAACGTGTCCGTCGTGATCGAAACGCGCGTGCCAGGGCGCGATGGCCTGCAAGTCATTGGCGCGCGCCTGATCCACGGCGCAGTGACCATGGATCTGGTCGGCAATCACCGGGCAATCAGCCATCCTACGAGACAAGACGTGATCTTCCTCGGCCCGGCCAAAGCCGATGCGGCGAAGCTGAACAATGCGCGACCTCGTTGGATTGTCTGGGCAGATGCGCCAGGCGCACCGCCGGCAGGGCTCGATCCGCGCATTCGCGTGGTCAACCTCAAGGACATGCGGCAAATTGCGTACACGAGCGATGGCACACGGCTGATCGCGCGAGGGAGTTAAGCGCTCAACGCGCTCCGAGCGCGTGAGCTTCAAATGCACCCGCATCAAGCGTCCTGTATAATCTGCGCAAGGTGACCACTTATGGAATGGCGCAGCACGGTTGACGAGTTCTTGGCATCCCTTCAGACAGAACGCGGCGCTTCGGCCAATACGATCATGGCCTATCGCAACGACCTCACGCAGTTCACTAACTATCTGGGTGCGACGTTGCCTCATGATGCGAATTGGTCGAACGTAACCACCGAAATGATGGAGGCCTATGTTCAGCGACTCGCAGAACAGAACTACACGGCCTCGACCACCGCGCGCAAAGTCGCTGCGTTGAAGACTTTCTTCCACTGGCTGAGCCAGCGCGGGCTGGTATCGGAGGATCCGACGCTGCGGCTACGTTCGCCGAGGGTGGAGAAGCGCACGCCCCGCTTGCTGAGCGAAGAAGAGGTGACCCGCCTGTTCGAGAGCGCCTCGAAGATGCCGCCGCCGCGTTCGTTGCGCGACCGGGCGCTGCTCGAAGTGATCTATGCGACCGGCATGCGCGTATCGGAGGCCATCAGCCTGCGCCTGAGCGATGTGGACTTCGAAACGAACACCGTGCGTTGCGCCGGGCGCGGCACGCGCCAGCGCACCATCCCGCTCACGCCGCAGGCGGCAGCGGCGCTGCGAGATTATCTGGAGAACGCGCGCGGCGATATGGTGAACGATGCGAACACCGACTTCGTGTTCGTCAACCCGCTGGGCAGCAAGCTGACGCGCCAGGCGGTGTGGCAACTCACACGCCAGCATGCCCAGGAGGCCGGCATCGAGGGTGAGCTAACGCCACACACCCTGCGCCACTCGCGCGCGGCACACATGCTGAACAATGGCGAGGACATCCGGCGCGTGCAGGAATGGCTCGGCCACGCCAACCTAGCAACGACGCAGATGTATCGGCCTCGACAAGACAAAGAGAACAAGCTCGTCCCTGTCAACTCCTAGCTGCCCGGTAAGCTCGGAGTAAAAACCAGTTGCATCGCCGTGTGCGTCGCGCTATAGTCGCCTACGTCTCATGGCGAATGTAGCGGCTTCCATACAGGCGACGCGTGAATCTGTTGAAGCTGCATCGGCATACCTGCGTCGTCTAGACGCGCGCCCGTGGCGCGTGCTCATCATCCTTGGCAGCGGCCTTGGGGCGCTGGCCGACGAAGTGGCCGACGCCACGTGTGTCCCTTATGCCGACATCCCCGGCTTCGCGCGATCTACCGTCCCAGGCCACAAGGGCCAGTTCGTGATCGGCACACTGTTCGGCGTGCCGGTCGCCATCATGCAGGGGCGGATGCACTTCTACGAGGGGCATCCGCTGTGGCAGGTCACCTTGCCGGTGCGCGTGGCGCGCGCGATGGGTGCGACGCACACGATTGTCACCAATGCCGCCGGCGGCATCAACCGCGAATTCAACGTCGCCGATGTGATGCTCATCACCGATCACATCAACCTGGTAGGCATGGCCGGCCACAACCCGTTGATCGGGCCGAATCTGGACGAGTATGGTCCGCGCTTTCCCGAAATGACCACCGCCTACGACCCCGAACTGCGCCAGCGCGCGATACAGGCCGCGCAGGAAGCCGGCGTCGTGCTGCGCCAGGGCGTCTATGCGTGCGTGGCGGGGCCGAACTTCGAGACACCGGCCGAGTTACGCTTCCTGCGCGCCATCGGCGCGGACGCCGTTGGTATGTCCACGGTGCACGAGGTGCTCGTAGCGCGGCATGCCGGCCTGCACGTGCTCGGCCTCAGCGGCATCACCAATGTGGCGCGCCTGAGCGCGGACGAGGGTGAGCCGCCTTCCCATGAGGAAGTGATGCAGGCGGGCAAACGCATCGCGCCTAAGATATTCGCCATCGTGCGCGGCGTGTTGCCGCATTTGCTCTGAGCGGCCCGGGTGATCCGGTCACCGGCCGCCGGTTGTCAAGCGCTCAATGGAAGTCATCCTGCGGTTGCTGATCGAACTGCGACTGGTGCTGATCGCGATCGTCGCGATTTGTTGCGCAGCATTCATCTTCACCGGGCTGAGTTCGCTGCGCGAATTACGCCGGGCCATGTTTCGGCTGGAGCGCAGCGCCATCGTCAATCGCATTGTGGACGCTTGGGTGAAAGCCGGCCTGTTTGCGATCCTTGGCCTGGTGATCTGGATCGTGACGAACGCAGCGCCCGAGCCGGAAGCGCCGTCGGGCGTGGCCGAGAACCCGCTCGTCTTCACGCCGACGGTCGAAGGGAACGCCGTGGAACCGACACCGATGCCCACTGCCGACCTCTCCGCTGCGCTGTTGCAGATGACGGCGACGCCGGCCGCGGCCCCGGCTGGGGTCGCGACGGTGGATCCGAACGTGGCGCTGCCGACGCCGGTCAGCCCGCCGACCGAGACGCCGATCCCGTCGCCAACGCCGATTCCCCCAACGGCAACGCCGGCCCTGCCGCCCACGCCCACGCAGCCCCCACCGCAAGATCAGTTGCCGTTCATCGTGGTCGTCACTGCGACGCCTACTCCGGGAGCCGTCGCAGCGCGACCGGAGCCGACGGCGACGTCCACGCCGTTGCCTACACCCACAGAAGCGCCGACCGCCCCACCGGCCGATGTGCTGGTCCGGGACTGTCCCAATCCTGTTGCAGCGCGCATAGATAGTCCGGCCGCGGGCGAAGTCGTGTCCGGCATCTACGTCGTGCGCGGCACGGCGGACTTCCCCGGCGGCGTCGGTCGTTACAAGCTCGAGATCCTTCGTCCCAACATCCCTGGTTGGGCCTTTCTGTGGGAGAACTACAACGCCGTCAAAGACGGTGTGCTGATGCCCAGGTTCGACTCCTCTCTCTTCCCGCCCGGCATCTACACGCTGCGGCTGTCGTTGGTGGACGCAGCCGGGCAGGACACGGGCATCTATTGCAGCGTCCAAATCAAAATCGCCTGACCATGCGCATCCGTCCCGCCGAACTTGCCGACCTGGAAGCCATCCTCGCGCTCGATCACAGCTACACCACCGATCACGTCTGGCAGATGAGCGGGCAGAACGCCGCCGGCGAACAGACGGCCACTTTCCGGCTGGTGCAGTTGCCGCGCCAGATCCAAACCCCATCGCCCTACGAGCCGCAGGTGCTCCGGCGCTGCCTGCACCGCTGCGACTACTTGTGGGTGATGCAGGCGCCGGCGAGCCATGAAATCTACGGCTACATCGGCATGGCGCTATTGCCGTGGCACAACACCGGCTGGATCCCGGCCTTCGCCGTCGCGCCTCACATGCGACGCAAGGGCATCGGCACCCAGCTGCTACACGCGGCCATCGCACAAGCGAAGGCTGCCGGTTTACACAGCGTCACGCTGAGCTTGCAGACCAAGAACTACCCGGCTACACGCTTCTGCCAGACGCGCGGCATGCGCTTCAGCGGCTACGCCGATAATTACTACGCCGGCCGCGACATCGCCTTGTTCTTCGCATATAGAATCAAGTAATCGCAGCTGACTCATCGTATGGACGCCTTGATGGGCGCCGTGTTAGGCGCCGTTCAACTACTCAACCGGATCACGGTCACCGGCATCCTCGTCACCGCGTTTGCGCTGGTGATCTACATCGGGCTTTACAACCGGCGCAGCCCGATCGCGCGCGACTACGCCATCGTCCTGGCGTGCGTCATCGGCACGTATTTGGGCGACCTGCTGGCGCAAGTGTCAGAACTCGACCCGCGCACCGACAGCACGGAACTCTGGCTGCGCCTGCAATGGATCGGCATCGCGTTCATTCCGGCGGCGTCGCTGGCGTTGTCGGATTCGTTGTTGCGCGCTACAGGCGATAGCTCACCGCTGCGACAGCTTGCGGTGAGGATCGGCTATGCGATCGGTGCCGCGACGTTCGTCTTGATCCTGGCGACGGCGCTCGTCGCAACGCCGGGCGTCTCCAACGAGGGGCTCGCGCACCTCACGCCGGGCCCGCTGTTCTACCCGTTCACGCTCTACTACTTCGGCAGCGTCGCCTGGGCGACGTACAACGTCTTCGAGGCACGCCGGCGTTCGTTGACTGCGACGAGCAAGCGGCGCATGACCTACTTCGCGATCGCGTTCGCTGCGCCGGCGCTCGGCATGTTCCCCTACTTGCTGCCGGTCGGCTGGCCGGAGGCCTTCCCGCGCTTGTTGCCCTGGCTTGCCATCCTGCTCGTCAACATGGGTGTCGGTGCGGCGATCACATTCATGGGCTATACGGTGGCCTACTTCGGCGCCAGCGCGCCCGACCGGGTGATTAAGCGGCGCATGGTGAAATACCTCATTCGCGGGCCGCTGACGGCGGCGGCGGTCATCACGGCTTTCGTGATCAGCGCGCGCGTCGAGCGCTGGCTCGATTTGCCCGGCACCTTCATCGGCCTGGTCGCTGCGGCGACCATCATCCTGATGGTGCAGTGGTTCATTGACATGGTGCAGCCCACGCTCGACCGCCTGATCGCCGGCGACGACGCCGAGGAGGTGCGCCGCCTTCAGCAGTTCAGCGCCCGGCTGATGACGACGTCGGACCTCACCCAATACCTGGAGAACATCCTCGCCGCGCTGTGCGACCTGCTGCGGGCGCGCACGGCGTTCGTCACCACCTGCCTGACCGATGGGCAGGACGCCTGCGCTGCGCCGATCAACGTGATCATCGGCAACTTCGCACCGGACGGCGCGAACGGTGCGCTCCCCGTGCCGCCCGACGCCGTGCGCTCGGCGACAGCGCTCCAGCCTGGTCGCGCTGCCAATGGAGTGAATGGTGAGCATGTAACGTCTCGCCGCCCCTTCGAGGTCGAAAACGACTTCATCGTATGGGGTGGCTACTGGTTGATCCCGTTGCGCTCGCAGGATCATGATGAGGTGCTGGGGGTGATGGGGCTGGCCGCGCGCACTGCCGAACCGGACTTGAGCGACGAAGAGCGCGAAGGCGTGGCCGTATTGGTGTCGCAAGCCGCGCGCGCGCTGGAAGATGCGGCCAAACAGCGCCGCGCGTTCGAGGCGTTGGAGCGGCTGGTGCCGGAGGCGGACGATATGCAACGGCGCATGGCCGGCACGCGCAACCCCGCCGCGCCCACCGTCGCCGACTTCGAGCGCGTCCCGGTGGACAACCACGACGATTTCACCCAGTTGGTGCGCGACGCGCTCAGCCAGTACTGGGGCGGACCCAAGCTCGCCGAGTCGCCCTTGCTCAACCTGCGCGTGGTAAGTGAGGCGATGAAACAGGAGAACGGCAACGCCACCAAAGCGCTGCGGCGCGTGCTCGCCGAGGCGATCGAGCGCCTCAAGCCCGACGGCACGCGCAGCTTCACCGCCGCCGAGTGGATGCTCTACAACATCCTCGAACTCAAGATCATGCAGAACATGAAGGTGCGCGACGTGGCGCGCAAGCTGGTGATGAGCGAGAGCGACCTGTATCGCAAGCAGCGCGCCGCGTTCGAGGAAGTCGCGCGCATCGTGGCGGAGATGGAGCGCGAGGCACGCCGGCGCGAACAGCAAGCGGCCTGGTTGCCGCCGGACGGTGGCCTGCGCCCGCGACCTGGCCGCGAAACGGAAGAGCCGGCTGTGGAAGCCGGCCCCTCTGCGTCGCAGTGATGCCAACGGGGTGGAACCTGAGGGTCTCGGAGAACCTCAGGTTCTACTGTCCGTTCACCGCACCACGATGGTGATCTGGCGCGTGTGGCGATCCACGGTGATCGAATCGCCCACTGCCTCTTGGGCCAGGGGTGCCAAGTGGCTCGTCCCCGGCGCTCCGGTCGAAGCCGCGCCGTCGCGGCTGCCCTTCACCGGATCGGCGTTCACGCGCATGCCGGACGACTCATCGGCGCTGACCGCTGCCGTGAGCGGCAGGCCGGGCGCGCTCGGCCGCCAGAAGGTGTAGCTCCAATTGAGCGCCCAACGATAGCTCCACGACGACTGGTTGCCGTTAGCCCTAAGCAGGATGCCGTTGAACCGCACATCCTGATGGGTGAACGGCGCCAGCACGTTGCCCGGGTTCGGGCGATACTCGAAGCGGTCAATCTCCGCCGTCCACGTCGGGTTGTGCGAGGTGACCGTGAGCGCATCCAGCCGGACGGTGTTGATACCGGGGTTATACATGCGCACGTTGATCCGCATGTAGCACTCTCTGCCCGCGCCGAGGAAGACCGGGGTGACCGAGATCTCATACCAGATCTTCGAGGCGGCCTCCAGCGCGCGGCGGCAGTTGATGCGACCGAAGCCAAACTCCGGGTCGCGACCGGCCGGGCCGAGGTCGTCCGCCGTCCGCTTGATGATCTCTTCCACCTCCCACGAGCGCAGTTCTGGGTCTACCGACAGGATCAAGGCCATTAGGCCGGCCACATGCGGCGTGGCCGACGAGGTCCCGTTGAAGTTAGGGACGTATTTGCCGCCGCTGTAGCCGGCTGGGCCGGTGATGTCCGGCGCGTAGATGTGCACACCGGGCGCGGCACAGTCCACTTCGGGGCCGTAGCTCGAACCCCACCACGTCTCGCCGTCTAGGCTGGTCTTGCTCTTGCGCTGATCCCACTCGTTGGTGGCGCTGACAGCCATCAAGCCGGGGATGGTCGGCGACAGGCGAGCCGGGTAGATCACCGGCGGCGCGTCGCTGTTGCCCGCTGCGGCGGCGATGGGGCAGCCCTTGCCGCCGCGACCGTGCGTCTGCGCATACTTGAACGCGTTGGTCACCACGGTGCTGGGCGAGACGCTATACGAGTTCGACAGCACATCGGCACTGCGCGGTGCTTGAACGGCTTTGTAGATGCCGTCGGCCACCTTGGCGTCGGTCGTGCTCCAGTAGCCGCCGCCGATGCCCTTGGCGATGCGAATGCCGACGATCTTGCAGCCGGGCGCAACGCCGACGCCGCCTTTGCCGTTGATCGGCATGGCGGCCACGCCGGCGCAAGCTGTGCCGTGGGCGTCGTTGCCGTCGGGCTGCGGGTTGTCGTCGCCTGCGAACGCGTCGTATCCCGGCAGCTTGTAGACGATGTCCTCATGCGTCATGTCGCAGCCCTCGTCGAGAATCGCGATGGAGATGCCAGGGCTGCCCGGCGAGATCTCCCACGCTTCGGGCGCCTTGATCTTCCGCAAATTCCACTGCGAGGCGAACCCCGGGTCGGACGGCGCTGCCGGGCCGGCGAGCACACCTGCGTCCTCGGTGGGTGCAGCCACGGCGAAACGATCGAACGCGCTGAACTCCTCGGCCATCGGCCCGCGCAAAGCGTGCGTCGGGGCGCCGTTGGCCAGTGCCTCGCCCAGCCGCGGCGCGAGATGGACGAAGTTCGGCTGGGCGAACTCCACCAGCGCGTTCTCCTGCAGCGCATTCGCGACGCTGATGATGTCGAGGTCATCTTTCTCGGCCACCACCAGGTCTACACCCGGCTCTGGATAGTCGTGCCGCTTGACCTCCAGGTTGTATTTGTCCAGCAGCTTGCGCTGGGCTTCTTTGCCGGCGTCCGGCTTGAACTTGACCAGGATTTCGCCGACCGGCACGAGGGCGACTTCGGTGTCGCCGGTCGCCGGCTCATACACCTGCGGGCCGGCAGCCACGCCCGGCTCGGCAGCAACCATGGCGCGTAGTGTCTCCAAGCCGGCCTCCCCGGCCTTCGCCGTCGCTGCGCCGGCGGTCGCAGGCGGCAGCGCGATCACCGTGAGCGAGTACTCCGGCACCTCCAGCACCTGCGCCGGCGCGGACATGGTGGACAGGCGCTCGGCGATGCCAGCCGCCGCACTACGTGCCGACGCCCCTTCGCCGGTCCCGCGGATGGCCAAGAAGCGCGCCGAGACGTTCAGCGGCACCTTGCGCCCATCAGCGTAGTAGTAGCGCTCGGTCGAAACGGGTTGATTTTTGCTAGCCATTTGTTTTGCCTCCTATGAATTGGCATTTTCGAGAGCACACGATTCGTAGCGCTCTTCCTTTTGAGGCAAGGCTCACCTGGCGTGCGGTCAATTTGCGTTGCGGTCAGCTCGTTGCCCCCTCGATGATCACTTTACACCCTGGCGCGTTTTCAGTGCGTTAGAAGTCAGCGTCAAGTCAACCTCCTGGTCGGCCGAAATAGGCCTATATCACCACGCAATCTTATAATCTGCGCAGCTGTTCGCGCATGACCCGTCCGGTTGGTAGTCAGGAGCGCAGCAAAGCGACTATGGTATGAACAACGGAGGAATGGCACAAATGAACGATTCGGCACCGTCGAACCATATCGAGCATGTTATGACGCTCGTCAAGACATACCCATCTGGCGCGGATGAGTGGATATGCCCACAATGTGGGCGACACTTTGTAATGCAATGGCCACCTCACTACAAACGCATCATCCTGCAGGCGGGCGATGAACATGTCTATCATTCAGCATCCAAAGGTGGCCTGCTGTTGGGCCACCCTGAAATCGCGCCACTCGACGATGTGGATGGCGCGACGCAACAGGACGACGATGCGACGAACGGCGCACTGGAGGTATGGTCGGAGTGGTTGGATCAATTGGATTTTGGCGACGACTCGAACGATGATTCGAGCGACGAATAGCCGTTCAGTAAACCTGTAACAGCCCGCCTTCCAGCCACGAATCAATTGCAGCGGGCGCGCGACCGCCTGGCGGTGACAGCGGTACCAGGCGCACGCCCGTCTCCAGCCGATACAGCCCTGATGGCAACGCCCGACCGGCCAGCTCGATAACGTTCGTTGGGGTTGTTAGCGTGCCGCGTCCTCTGGCGACGAGCAAGCGTTGTTGGCTGCCGAGCTGCTTGGCCTGGACGACGGCGTAATAGCGATAGACGCGTTCGGGCGCTTCCGATGTGTCATCCGCAAAGTCGAGCATGAGGCGAATCTGGTAGGGTTGATTGGCTTGTAGCGAGCTGGTATTGCCGTGCGCCTCGCCGCACTCGAGAACTAGACTGCTCACGTGTGGTGCTCTGGTATGCGCAGATTCCACCTCGCTAATGCCGAAGGTGAGCGCGATTGGTTGGAGCTGTGCCGCTTCATGGGTAGCGGCTTCCAGCGGCTCAAAAAGGTCTTCCTCATGGAAGCCCGAGCGGAATCCCGCGCGTTCTGTGATGAATGCGATGACGGACACATCGTCCCATCCCGCCCAGGATTGTTCCTCACCCGACTGAACGTGAGCGACACGGGTGCGGCGCACGATGTCGTCCTCATTCAGCAACAGCTCTAGCGTGAAAGTAGCATAGCGCTGGTGGTCGGAGACGGTCGAGCGTGCCTCGGATGTCTTGTCGGCTATGGGCGCGGCCAAGACATTGGCGGAGAAGACGCCCGTTGCGGCGTCGCGGCTCGTCGCCGCCGATGCAGTATGCGACGGTTGCCCGCGCGCTTTGCTCTTGCCGGTGCCTGTTTTCTTCTTGGTCATGACCTCGCCTCCCCGGACGTCTGTCCCGAAGCGTCGCTGCCAGCGCGAGGGCCGCTGGCAGCGACGGTCTGTGGTGTGAGCTTTGTCCGCTCATCGCGACGGTTTACGGGCCTGGGTTGAAGAAGTTCAGGAATGGGCCTTCCACCATCCCGGCGATGGGATACGGCGCCCCCGGAGGCGCGTCATCGTGCAACTGCAGCGTGGTCACCAACTTGTAGACGCCAGCAGGCACGGTGCCGGCCGGGACGTTGATGTCTGCTGCGTAAGTGCGCGTTGCGATGCCGCCGGGAAAGCTGAGCGCGCCGGCCATAGTGCTGACCACGAGCGGGCCGGCGATCGGTAGCGCCAGCTCGGCACCTGGGCCGATGGACTCCAAGAAGGCGCGCAGGCGAAACTCGTCCACCAAGAACGCTGCAAGCGCGCCGCGCATCTTCCACTCCACATGCACGCGCCAGTTCTGCGTCGTGCGGATGTGATTGGTGGGCACCGGCGTGTCTGGCTCGGCGATCTCGATGACTTGCACGTCCATCTCGCCGTCGTATGC
The window above is part of the Candidatus Roseilinea sp. genome. Proteins encoded here:
- a CDS encoding epimerase translates to MRFLITGGSGFLGINLTRYLLNKAHEVICYDIADFDYPERDRITFIQADIRDRAALDRAMSGVNIVVHTAAALPLYSKEDIYTTDIVGTRNVVDAAYQASVERLIHISSTAVYGIPDHHPLCEDDKLQGVGPYGEAKIEAERICLEYREKGMCIPIIRPKSFIGPERLGVFALLYDWARDGRSFPVLGNGKNRYQYLDVEDLCDAIYLCCTLPCEKTNDTFNIGAKEFGTVAEDFQAVLDYAGHGKKVKPFPAEPMIWGLRVLEAFKLSPLYKWVYETIAKDSFVSIEKAERVLGFKPKYSNKDALLRNYRWYLDNYEKFANKSGVSHRVPWKQGALGIIKRFF
- the xerC gene encoding tyrosine recombinase XerC, which gives rise to MEWRSTVDEFLASLQTERGASANTIMAYRNDLTQFTNYLGATLPHDANWSNVTTEMMEAYVQRLAEQNYTASTTARKVAALKTFFHWLSQRGLVSEDPTLRLRSPRVEKRTPRLLSEEEVTRLFESASKMPPPRSLRDRALLEVIYATGMRVSEAISLRLSDVDFETNTVRCAGRGTRQRTIPLTPQAAAALRDYLENARGDMVNDANTDFVFVNPLGSKLTRQAVWQLTRQHAQEAGIEGELTPHTLRHSRAAHMLNNGEDIRRVQEWLGHANLATTQMYRPRQDKENKLVPVNS
- a CDS encoding purine nucleoside phosphorylase translates to MANVAASIQATRESVEAASAYLRRLDARPWRVLIILGSGLGALADEVADATCVPYADIPGFARSTVPGHKGQFVIGTLFGVPVAIMQGRMHFYEGHPLWQVTLPVRVARAMGATHTIVTNAAGGINREFNVADVMLITDHINLVGMAGHNPLIGPNLDEYGPRFPEMTTAYDPELRQRAIQAAQEAGVVLRQGVYACVAGPNFETPAELRFLRAIGADAVGMSTVHEVLVARHAGLHVLGLSGITNVARLSADEGEPPSHEEVMQAGKRIAPKIFAIVRGVLPHLL